A part of Haemorhous mexicanus isolate bHaeMex1 chromosome 25, bHaeMex1.pri, whole genome shotgun sequence genomic DNA contains:
- the SMIM29 gene encoding small integral membrane protein 29 has translation MSNATAPTAPGAAGDSLVGSVLGPFLLLTLLGAVLAAVMYVKKKRRSDRLRHRLLPMYSYDPAEEPPESEQELLVEAEEAQVVPGWGGPSPSWPPRRDWRA, from the exons ATGAGCAACGCCACGGCCCCCACGGCCCCGGGCGCGGCGGGGGACTCGCTCGTGGGCTCCGTGCTGGggcccttcctcctcctcaccctcctcgGCGCCGTCCTGGCCGCG GTGATGTACGTCAAGAAGAAGCGCAG GTCCGACCGGCTGCGGCACCGGCTGCTGCCCATGTACAGCTATGACCCGGCTGAGGAGCCGCCCGAGtcggagcaggagctgctggtagAGGCTGAGGAGGCTCAG GTGGTGCCCGGCTGGGGGGGACCCTCACCCTCTTGGCCCCCGCGCAGGGACTGGAGAGCCTGA
- the HMGA1 gene encoding high mobility group protein HMG-I/HMG-Y isoform X5 — protein sequence MSESSAKSSQPLASKGEKDVSEKRGRGRPRKKPQQEPSEAPTPKRPRGRPKGSKNKATPKGRKAAVTPGRKPRGRPKKSV from the exons ATGAGTGAATCCAGCGCCAAATCCAGCCAGCCCCTGGCCTCCAAAGGGGAGAAAGACGTGTCGGAGAAGAGGGGCCGAGGGCGGCCCAGGAAGAAGCCGCAG caggagcccagcGAGGCCCCGACCCCCAAGAGACCCCGTGGACGGCCGAAGGGCAGTAAAAACAAGGCCACCCCAAAGGGCAGG AAAGCTGCAGTCACACCAGGGAGGAAACCTCGAGGGCGACCCAAAAAATCG GTCTAG
- the HMGA1 gene encoding high mobility group protein HMG-I/HMG-Y isoform X3, whose product MSESSAKSSQPLASKGEKDVSEKRGRGRPRKKPQQEPSEAPTPKRPRGRPKGSKNKATPKGRKAAVTPGRKPRGRPKKSQDEEEVNISQESSEEEQ is encoded by the exons ATGAGTGAATCCAGCGCCAAATCCAGCCAGCCCCTGGCCTCCAAAGGGGAGAAAGACGTGTCGGAGAAGAGGGGCCGAGGGCGGCCCAGGAAGAAGCCGCAG caggagcccagcGAGGCCCCGACCCCCAAGAGACCCCGTGGACGGCCGAAGGGCAGTAAAAACAAGGCCACCCCAAAGGGCAGG AAAGCTGCAGTCACACCAGGGAGGAAACCTCGAGGGCGACCCAAAAAATCG CAGGACGAGGAGGAGGTGAACATTTCCCAGGAGTCATCCGAGGAGGAGCAGTGA
- the HMGA1 gene encoding high mobility group protein HMG-I/HMG-Y isoform X1, translating into MSESSAKSSQPLASKGEKDVSEKRGRGRPRKKPQQEPSEAPTPKRPRGRPKGSKNKATPKGRKAAVTPGRKPRGRPKKSQQDEEEVNISQESSEEEQ; encoded by the exons ATGAGTGAATCCAGCGCCAAATCCAGCCAGCCCCTGGCCTCCAAAGGGGAGAAAGACGTGTCGGAGAAGAGGGGCCGAGGGCGGCCCAGGAAGAAGCCGCAG caggagcccagcGAGGCCCCGACCCCCAAGAGACCCCGTGGACGGCCGAAGGGCAGTAAAAACAAGGCCACCCCAAAGGGCAGG AAAGCTGCAGTCACACCAGGGAGGAAACCTCGAGGGCGACCCAAAAAATCG CAGCAGGACGAGGAGGAGGTGAACATTTCCCAGGAGTCATCCGAGGAGGAGCAGTGA
- the HMGA1 gene encoding high mobility group protein HMG-I/HMG-Y isoform X2 — MSESSAKSSQPLASKGEKDVSEKRGRGRPRKKPQEPSEAPTPKRPRGRPKGSKNKATPKGRKAAVTPGRKPRGRPKKSQQDEEEVNISQESSEEEQ, encoded by the exons ATGAGTGAATCCAGCGCCAAATCCAGCCAGCCCCTGGCCTCCAAAGGGGAGAAAGACGTGTCGGAGAAGAGGGGCCGAGGGCGGCCCAGGAAGAAGCCGCAG gagcccagcGAGGCCCCGACCCCCAAGAGACCCCGTGGACGGCCGAAGGGCAGTAAAAACAAGGCCACCCCAAAGGGCAGG AAAGCTGCAGTCACACCAGGGAGGAAACCTCGAGGGCGACCCAAAAAATCG CAGCAGGACGAGGAGGAGGTGAACATTTCCCAGGAGTCATCCGAGGAGGAGCAGTGA
- the HMGA1 gene encoding high mobility group protein HMG-I/HMG-Y isoform X4 translates to MSESSAKSSQPLASKGEKDVSEKRGRGRPRKKPQEPSEAPTPKRPRGRPKGSKNKATPKGRKAAVTPGRKPRGRPKKSQDEEEVNISQESSEEEQ, encoded by the exons ATGAGTGAATCCAGCGCCAAATCCAGCCAGCCCCTGGCCTCCAAAGGGGAGAAAGACGTGTCGGAGAAGAGGGGCCGAGGGCGGCCCAGGAAGAAGCCGCAG gagcccagcGAGGCCCCGACCCCCAAGAGACCCCGTGGACGGCCGAAGGGCAGTAAAAACAAGGCCACCCCAAAGGGCAGG AAAGCTGCAGTCACACCAGGGAGGAAACCTCGAGGGCGACCCAAAAAATCG CAGGACGAGGAGGAGGTGAACATTTCCCAGGAGTCATCCGAGGAGGAGCAGTGA